Genomic DNA from Edaphobacter lichenicola:
CCGATGGCAGCGCAGGCAAAAGATGGATTGAGTCCCCCTGCGATTCCAGCAGCATCTCGGCGATACCCGCAGCGCCGGCAGTGTTGCCGTCGATCGCGAAGATATTCTGGGACGCGCCCGCCACACCAGCTCGCGAGTACGTCAGCAGGTTGTCTTCAGTTGTCTTCGAGAGCAGGCCGATGAGATGTTGATGGGCTGCTTCGCCATCCCAGAGTCTGGCATAGTAATTCACAAGATTAGCGCGGCTCCATTCAGTATCCTCCCACTTCGGATGGTGGATACGCCGCTCCAGAGTGACGCGCGCAGCCTTTGCCAACGCCGGAGTCTTCTCCGGCGATATCTGGTTCTCCGGATAAAGAGCAATGAGGTGCGAGGTGTGCCGATGATTCGGCTCAGCCTCCTCAAAATCCTCAAGCCACTCCTGCAGTTGACCGTAACGCCCAATCTGTAGAGGCGGCAACTTCTCTCGTGTCTGCTGGAGCTTGCTGCCGAGGTCTGAATCAATTGAGAGCAACTTCTCCGCCTCTAAACACACACTTAAGAGTGAATAGACCAAAACCCGATCGCAAGTCGGCCCCATCGACTCGCTACAGTACTCTCCCGACGGCGCCCGGAACGCATTCTCCGGTGAATCGGATGGACCAGTCACAAGCCAGCCGTGTTTTGGATGCTCCACCATATAGGCGAGAAAGAACTCGGCCGATTCTTTGAATATGGGATACAACCGCTCCCGAAGAAACTCCATATCTGGATTAAAGCGAAAGTGCTCCCACATCTGAAGTGCAATCCAGATACCGGATGTGACGAAGATCCCCCAGCCCAGCCCCCAGCCGGGTGCAGTAAAGCCCCAGGGATTTGTAACCACATGGCTGACCCAGCCAGGCGCTCCGTACATCGTTTCCGCCGTCTTCCCGCCCGACTGACGCAGCTTCTCGGTCAAAACAAAGAGCGGAGCTTGCGACTCTGAGAGGTTCCCTACCTCGGCGAGCCAGTAGTTTTGTTCTGTATTGATGTCCAGGTGAAAGTCGTCGGTCCAACCCATACTGGATGCCAGCCCGTCATTCCAGATTCCCTGCAGAGCAAGAGGAAGCGGAGAGTTTGAACGCGAGCCAGCGATAGTCAGATACCGTCCATACTGGAAAAAGAGCGCACACAGCTCTGGATCACTGGCTCCCCCTTCCAACAGCCTTCGCCGCTGATCCGTTGGAATATTGGCAGCATCACTCCGAGATCCCAGATCGATCCGAAC
This window encodes:
- a CDS encoding glycoside hydrolase family 95 protein, which translates into the protein MSPTRREFLRGGLALAAVPATTHVAFTELAAERNTLWYATEAKRWLEAVPIGNGRIGGMVFGGVRKERVALTESTAWSGAASESDVNPGALQHIGEIRELLFRGEYGEARKMCEKHLLSHPTSFGTNLPLFDLLLEFEEPGHETAYRRVLDLETGIAGVKYRVGPHLFTRESFCSNPDQVLVLHLASPIAGQISFAATFDGIKIPGAVNSLGNDTLIFRGNAFERLHSNGNQGVEIECHLRLLHQGGEISVGKDSLQVKVADAVTLLVAIATNYGGRNPGKICDESLQAAAVKSYAELRRNHVADYRELFSRVRIDLGSRSDAANIPTDQRRRLLEGGASDPELCALFFQYGRYLTIAGSRSNSPLPLALQGIWNDGLASSMGWTDDFHLDINTEQNYWLAEVGNLSESQAPLFVLTEKLRQSGGKTAETMYGAPGWVSHVVTNPWGFTAPGWGLGWGIFVTSGIWIALQMWEHFRFNPDMEFLRERLYPIFKESAEFFLAYMVEHPKHGWLVTGPSDSPENAFRAPSGEYCSESMGPTCDRVLVYSLLSVCLEAEKLLSIDSDLGSKLQQTREKLPPLQIGRYGQLQEWLEDFEEAEPNHRHTSHLIALYPENQISPEKTPALAKAARVTLERRIHHPKWEDTEWSRANLVNYYARLWDGEAAHQHLIGLLSKTTEDNLLTYSRAGVAGASQNIFAIDGNTAGAAGIAEMLLESQGDSIHLLPALPSAWPTGSVSGLCARGGFEVDMNWRSNRLTLAAIRSKRGGDCTVRYGKTLKSIHVEAGQTVRLTARSFVT